The genomic stretch CCGTTCCGGGGCGTGGTGTTCGACGTCGATCCGGTCTTTGCGAATACCGAAGAGTGGTGGCTTTCGATCCCCGAGGACGTTCGTCCGCACAAGGATCAGCCCTACTACCACCTGCTCGCCGAGAACGAGCAGACTTCCTACGTCGCCTACGTGTCGGAGCAGAATCTCCTGCCCGATGCGAGCGGG from bacterium encodes the following:
- the hspQ gene encoding heat shock protein HspQ: MEEREARFGIGQLVRHRLFPFRGVVFDVDPVFANTEEWWLSIPEDVRPHKDQPYYHLLAENEQTSYVAYVSEQNLLPDASGEPIDHPQVPELFGSLQDGFYEILQRRAQ